In one Rhodococcus sp. B50 genomic region, the following are encoded:
- a CDS encoding MFS transporter: MNAFTDTASGAGEATTRRQVFSWGLWDWGSAAFNAVILTFVFSVYLTDAVGDDLPGGISASTWLGWSLGVAGFAIAVTAPVSGQRYDAAGRRKWSLGILTAVTVAAMATMYFVRDDYHYLWLGLLLLGVASVMAELAQVPYNSMLRQVSTPEDIGRVSGFGWAMGYFGGIVLLLLCYTGFIAGDGDSRGFLGVPTEDGTNIRLVALFAAVWFAVFAVPVLLAVPEKPVARGDLARRAGFVESYRVLWRDLTELWRADRRTIWYLGASALFRDGLAGVFTFGAVLAVTVYGIGAGDVLLFGVAANVVSAVGALVAGRVDDRIGPKAVIVGSLVAMIAAGIVLLVVSGPTMFWIFGLVLCLFVGPAQSSARTFLARLTPPGREGQMFGLYATTGRAVSFLAPTLFGFFAWWFGTDRAGIVGLLLVLGAGLVSLLAVRAPEMTATD; this comes from the coding sequence ATGAATGCGTTCACGGACACGGCGAGCGGGGCCGGGGAGGCCACGACGCGTCGTCAGGTCTTCTCGTGGGGTCTGTGGGACTGGGGTTCTGCGGCGTTCAATGCCGTGATCCTGACCTTCGTGTTCTCCGTGTATCTCACCGACGCGGTCGGCGACGACCTGCCGGGTGGGATCTCGGCGAGCACCTGGCTGGGATGGTCCCTGGGCGTCGCCGGGTTCGCCATCGCCGTGACCGCGCCCGTGTCCGGTCAGCGTTACGACGCCGCCGGGCGGCGGAAGTGGTCGCTGGGTATTCTCACGGCGGTCACCGTCGCGGCCATGGCGACGATGTACTTCGTCCGCGACGACTACCACTATCTGTGGCTCGGCCTGCTCCTGCTCGGCGTGGCGTCGGTGATGGCCGAACTGGCGCAGGTCCCGTACAACTCGATGCTTCGCCAGGTGTCGACGCCGGAGGACATCGGCCGGGTGTCTGGCTTCGGTTGGGCGATGGGCTATTTCGGTGGCATCGTACTCCTGCTGCTGTGCTACACCGGCTTCATCGCCGGTGACGGCGACTCACGCGGTTTCCTCGGGGTGCCGACGGAGGACGGCACCAACATCCGGCTCGTGGCGCTGTTCGCGGCCGTGTGGTTCGCGGTGTTCGCCGTGCCGGTGCTCCTCGCCGTCCCGGAGAAGCCGGTCGCGCGTGGGGACCTCGCGCGCCGGGCGGGTTTCGTCGAGTCCTACCGCGTGTTGTGGCGCGATCTGACCGAGCTGTGGCGGGCGGATCGTCGCACCATCTGGTACCTCGGGGCGTCGGCGTTGTTCCGGGACGGTCTCGCCGGTGTCTTCACCTTCGGTGCGGTTCTCGCCGTCACCGTCTACGGAATCGGCGCGGGCGACGTGCTGCTCTTCGGTGTCGCCGCGAACGTCGTGTCCGCGGTGGGCGCGCTCGTGGCCGGACGGGTGGACGACCGTATCGGACCCAAGGCGGTGATCGTGGGCTCGCTGGTTGCCATGATCGCGGCCGGCATCGTGCTGCTCGTGGTCTCGGGACCGACCATGTTCTGGATCTTCGGTCTCGTGCTGTGCTTGTTCGTCGGTCCCGCGCAGTCGTCGGCGCGCACCTTCCTGGCGCGACTCACCCCGCCGGGCCGGGAAGGTCAGATGTTCGGTCTCTACGCGACGACCGGCCGGGCGGTGTCGTTCCTGGCACCGACGCTGTTCGGCTTCTTCGCGTGGTGGTTCGGTACCGACCGGGCCGGCATCGTGGGATTGCTGCTCGTGCTCGGCGCGGGCCTGGTGTCGTTGCTCGCCGTGCGGGCTCCCGAGATGACCGCGACAGACTGA
- a CDS encoding DUF3618 domain-containing protein, giving the protein MARDTEDIEREIEKARNQLASTLDELSVRANPKNLVASTKQTLLAKVNQPQVKKYAAIAAGTVVGLLVLRRILR; this is encoded by the coding sequence GTGGCTAGGGACACCGAGGACATCGAGCGGGAGATCGAGAAGGCCCGCAATCAGCTCGCGAGCACACTCGACGAACTGAGCGTCCGCGCCAACCCGAAGAATCTGGTGGCGAGCACGAAGCAGACCCTCCTGGCGAAGGTGAACCAGCCGCAGGTGAAGAAGTACGCGGCGATCGCGGCCGGCACGGTCGTCGGATTGCTGGTGCTGCGCAGGATCCTGCGCTGA
- a CDS encoding L,D-transpeptidase, translating into MTVAESSARNPRSRRVRGILGVVVVGVVAFVTGCAGGSGSGAEEVPIDSNPVAALIKPTVSSSVADGSVGFSPIDPVTVSVVNGKLDSVTLLNPAGEPVQGELAADGLTWVNTEPLGYNRSYTLETVAYGLGGATTSTASFTTSSPANLTQPYVLPGEGSIVGIGQPIAVQFDENIPDRLAAESAVIVTTNPPVEGAFYWVNNREVRWRPENYWTPGTTITVDVNVYGKDLGDGLFGQSDVHSSFTIGDAVVITADDATKQVTVTRNGVDVITMPTSFGKDSTPTPNGVYIIGDRFENMIMDSSTYGVPSDSAQGYRTPVEWATRMSYSGIFFHSAPWSLGDQGVRNVSHGCLNLSPANAKWIFDNTKRGDIVVVRNTVGGTLPGTDGLGDWNIPWSTWKAGNAAA; encoded by the coding sequence ATGACAGTGGCGGAATCGAGTGCGAGGAACCCCCGGAGTCGTCGGGTGCGAGGGATCCTCGGGGTGGTCGTCGTCGGCGTTGTGGCGTTCGTCACCGGATGCGCGGGCGGCTCGGGTTCGGGTGCCGAGGAGGTGCCCATCGACTCCAATCCCGTGGCCGCGCTGATCAAGCCGACGGTGTCGTCGAGTGTGGCCGACGGCTCGGTCGGCTTCTCACCGATCGACCCGGTGACGGTCTCGGTCGTCAACGGCAAGCTCGATTCGGTGACCCTGCTCAACCCGGCGGGGGAGCCGGTGCAGGGTGAACTCGCCGCCGACGGACTCACCTGGGTGAACACCGAACCGCTCGGCTACAACCGCTCCTACACACTCGAGACCGTCGCGTACGGACTCGGCGGCGCGACCACCTCGACCGCGTCGTTCACCACGTCGTCGCCCGCGAATCTCACCCAGCCCTATGTGTTGCCCGGTGAGGGCTCGATCGTGGGCATCGGTCAGCCGATCGCCGTGCAGTTCGACGAGAACATCCCGGATCGGCTCGCGGCCGAATCGGCCGTCATCGTCACCACGAACCCTCCGGTCGAGGGCGCCTTCTACTGGGTCAACAACCGCGAGGTGCGGTGGCGCCCGGAGAACTACTGGACTCCCGGCACCACCATCACCGTCGACGTGAACGTCTACGGCAAGGATCTCGGCGACGGCCTCTTCGGCCAGTCCGACGTCCATTCGTCGTTCACCATCGGCGATGCGGTGGTCATCACCGCGGACGACGCGACGAAGCAGGTCACCGTCACTCGCAACGGCGTCGACGTCATCACGATGCCGACGTCCTTCGGCAAGGACTCCACGCCCACCCCGAACGGCGTCTACATCATCGGCGACCGGTTCGAGAACATGATCATGGACTCGTCCACCTACGGTGTCCCCTCCGACTCGGCGCAGGGCTACCGCACCCCGGTGGAGTGGGCGACGCGGATGTCCTACAGCGGCATCTTCTTCCACTCCGCCCCGTGGTCGCTCGGCGACCAGGGTGTCCGCAACGTCAGCCACGGCTGCCTGAACCTGAGCCCCGCCAACGCGAAGTGGATCTTCGACAACACCAAGCGCGGCGACATCGTCGTGGTCCGCAACACGGTCGGCGGTACTCTCCCCGGGACGGACGGACTCGGTGACTGGAACATCCCGTGGTCCACGTGGAAGGCCGGTAACGCTGCGGCGTGA
- the bcp gene encoding thioredoxin-dependent thiol peroxidase: MTENSRLAPGDPAPDFTLPDADGNEVSLSDHRGHKVIVYFYPAASTPGCTKQACDFRDSLAELNEAGLDVIGISPDKPAKLAKFRDAEQLTFPLLSDPEKTVLRAWGAFGEKKMYGKTVTGVIRSTFLVDEDGKIEVAQYNVRATGHVAKLRRDLSV; encoded by the coding sequence ATGACGGAGAACAGCAGACTCGCCCCCGGCGATCCCGCCCCCGATTTCACCCTTCCCGACGCCGACGGCAACGAGGTGTCGCTGTCGGACCATCGCGGACACAAGGTCATCGTGTACTTCTACCCCGCCGCGAGCACCCCGGGATGCACGAAGCAGGCGTGCGACTTCCGCGACAGCCTCGCCGAACTGAACGAGGCAGGCCTCGACGTGATCGGCATCTCGCCCGACAAACCGGCCAAGCTCGCCAAGTTCCGCGACGCCGAACAGCTGACCTTCCCGCTGCTGTCGGATCCCGAGAAGACCGTCCTCCGGGCGTGGGGTGCCTTCGGCGAGAAGAAGATGTACGGCAAGACCGTCACCGGCGTCATCCGGTCCACCTTCCTCGTCGACGAGGACGGGAAGATCGAGGTCGCGCAATACAACGTCCGCGCGACCGGGCACGTGGCGAAGCTGCGCCGCGACCTGTCGGTCTGA
- a CDS encoding lipase family protein, protein MTVRGRWLRAAFCGAVLLASLTPSGVAAAPVASSTAPTPGAVVSQQPLPDEVSLPGIATATKLEYRTEWRSGEPTVATGALFLPEGDAPEGGWPVIAWAHGTTGVGDDCALTTRTPRSDLERTYLRHWLDSGYAIVSADFPGLGSEGLHRYLDGPSAANSIVDIVRAARAGGAPLSERWLVMGQSQGGHAALHTAAIATSRAPELDFRGTVATGAPANLERAFTIGVPGFPDPGLWGLVSFSGYIFAGLRDAYPEADVDGFLTPVGREVVDRAEELCYDDLEESVRDIRVGELLARPLAEDPMPALLADYLAAPANGYDRPVFLAHGVHDVMVPLPLSAALAADMKAAGVDVDYRVYMSGHYTTVERSLADVDAFVARSFE, encoded by the coding sequence ATGACCGTTCGGGGGCGATGGTTGCGCGCCGCGTTCTGCGGTGCCGTGCTGCTCGCGTCGCTGACGCCGTCGGGGGTCGCGGCGGCTCCGGTCGCGTCGTCGACCGCTCCGACGCCGGGTGCGGTCGTCTCACAGCAGCCGCTGCCCGACGAAGTGTCGTTGCCAGGCATAGCCACAGCCACGAAGCTCGAATACCGCACCGAGTGGCGGTCGGGAGAGCCGACCGTCGCCACCGGTGCGTTGTTCCTGCCCGAGGGTGACGCACCCGAGGGTGGCTGGCCCGTCATCGCGTGGGCTCACGGCACGACCGGAGTGGGCGACGACTGCGCACTCACGACCCGCACACCGCGGTCCGATCTGGAGCGCACCTATCTGCGGCACTGGCTCGACTCCGGCTACGCGATCGTCTCCGCCGATTTCCCGGGTCTCGGCTCCGAAGGTCTCCATCGTTACCTCGACGGCCCCAGCGCCGCGAACAGCATCGTCGACATCGTCCGGGCGGCCCGTGCGGGCGGGGCACCGCTGTCCGAGCGGTGGCTCGTGATGGGCCAGTCGCAGGGAGGGCACGCGGCGCTGCACACCGCCGCGATCGCGACCTCCCGGGCACCCGAACTCGACTTCCGCGGAACGGTCGCCACGGGCGCGCCGGCGAATCTCGAGCGGGCGTTCACGATCGGTGTGCCGGGCTTCCCGGATCCCGGGCTGTGGGGCCTGGTCAGCTTCAGCGGCTACATCTTCGCCGGGCTGCGCGATGCCTACCCCGAGGCCGACGTCGACGGCTTCCTGACCCCCGTCGGCAGGGAGGTCGTCGATCGGGCCGAAGAGCTGTGTTACGACGATCTCGAGGAGTCGGTGCGCGACATCCGGGTCGGCGAGCTGCTCGCGCGTCCGTTGGCCGAGGACCCCATGCCGGCGCTGCTCGCCGACTATCTCGCCGCTCCGGCGAACGGATACGACCGGCCGGTGTTCCTCGCGCACGGCGTCCACGATGTGATGGTCCCCCTGCCGCTCTCTGCAGCGCTCGCCGCCGACATGAAGGCCGCAGGGGTGGATGTCGACTATCGCGTCTACATGTCCGGGCACTACACGACGGTGGAGCGCTCCCTGGCCGACGTCGATGCGTTCGTGGCCCGCTCGTTCGAGTAG
- a CDS encoding helicase HerA-like domain-containing protein — MTGNPEVSSAAIASGYDVIGEALELGSVVLDGVADPDAQVRIPLATINRHALVAGATGTGKTKTLQVMAEQLSSAGVPVVVADVKSDLSGLSAAGEPDEDVLTRAADTGDEEWTPTGHPVAFYSIGTDGVGIPVRATVTSFGPILLSKVLGLNATQESTLGLIFHWADRNGLPLLDLADLRQVIRHLTSEDGRDALDELGAVSPATAGVILRAVVNLENAGGDGFFGEPELEVEDLLRVTGGQGTINLFEFGDEATRPTLFSTFLMWLLADLFQSLPEVGDVDKPRLVFFFDEAHLLFADASKAFLQQIEQTVKLIRSKGVGVVFCTQLSTDIPRSVLSQLGARIQHALRAFTPEDEAALANVVRTFPKTDAYDLAEALTGLGTGEAVVTVLSELGAPTPVAWTRLRPPRSLMGTVGESAMRASAQANPLYGKYGRTIDRESAYEKLTASVVGATDVEPVPDGPAQAPDEAETSVVEQVLGSAAVRSFIRSAASAAGREIGRSLFGTGRRRRR, encoded by the coding sequence ATGACCGGGAACCCGGAAGTTTCCAGTGCGGCCATCGCGTCCGGATACGACGTGATCGGCGAGGCGCTCGAACTGGGAAGTGTCGTTCTCGACGGCGTCGCCGACCCGGACGCGCAGGTGCGCATCCCACTTGCCACGATCAACCGTCACGCTCTCGTCGCCGGTGCCACCGGCACGGGCAAGACCAAGACCCTGCAGGTGATGGCGGAACAATTGTCGTCGGCGGGAGTTCCGGTGGTGGTGGCGGACGTCAAGTCCGATCTGTCGGGCCTGTCCGCTGCGGGCGAGCCGGACGAGGACGTGCTCACCCGGGCGGCCGACACCGGGGACGAAGAATGGACCCCGACGGGGCATCCCGTGGCCTTCTACTCGATCGGCACCGACGGCGTCGGCATCCCGGTCCGTGCCACCGTCACCTCCTTCGGTCCGATCCTGCTCTCGAAGGTGCTCGGCCTCAACGCGACCCAGGAATCGACGCTCGGACTGATCTTCCATTGGGCCGACCGCAACGGACTTCCGCTGCTCGACCTCGCCGACCTGCGGCAGGTGATCCGGCACCTGACGAGCGAGGACGGACGCGACGCACTCGACGAACTCGGCGCCGTATCGCCCGCGACCGCCGGTGTGATCCTCCGTGCCGTCGTCAACCTGGAGAACGCGGGTGGAGACGGATTCTTCGGGGAACCCGAACTCGAGGTCGAGGACCTGCTGCGGGTGACCGGCGGTCAGGGCACGATCAACCTGTTCGAGTTCGGCGACGAGGCCACTCGCCCCACTCTGTTCTCGACGTTCCTGATGTGGTTGCTCGCCGACCTGTTCCAGTCGCTACCGGAGGTCGGCGACGTCGACAAACCCCGGCTCGTGTTCTTCTTCGACGAGGCGCACCTGCTCTTCGCCGACGCGTCGAAGGCGTTCTTGCAGCAGATCGAACAGACCGTGAAGCTCATCCGGTCCAAAGGGGTGGGCGTGGTCTTCTGCACGCAGCTGTCCACCGACATCCCCCGGAGCGTGCTGTCGCAGCTCGGCGCGCGGATCCAGCACGCGCTGCGCGCATTCACACCCGAGGACGAGGCTGCGCTCGCGAACGTCGTGCGCACCTTCCCGAAGACGGACGCCTACGACCTCGCCGAGGCCCTGACCGGCCTCGGTACCGGCGAAGCGGTCGTGACGGTCCTGTCAGAGCTGGGCGCGCCGACGCCCGTCGCCTGGACGCGTCTGCGACCGCCGCGTTCGCTGATGGGCACGGTGGGGGAGAGCGCGATGCGCGCGTCGGCGCAGGCGAACCCGCTGTACGGGAAGTACGGCCGCACCATCGACCGGGAATCGGCGTACGAGAAGCTCACCGCGTCGGTGGTCGGGGCGACCGATGTCGAGCCCGTCCCGGACGGGCCGGCGCAGGCGCCGGACGAAGCCGAGACATCAGTGGTGGAGCAGGTGCTCGGCAGCGCGGCGGTGCGCAGCTTCATCCGTTCGGCGGCGTCCGCGGCCGGACGCGAGATCGGCCGCAGCCTGTTCGGCACGGGACGCCGCCGAAGGCGGTGA
- the cmrA gene encoding mycolate reductase (Catalyzes the final step in mycolic acid biosynthesis.), which yields MTLPNPHPDARAVVTGASSGIGEALATELAARGHSLILVARRGEVMEALAETLRAKHGVTVEVRACDLSDRDARIPLVDELGRRRISILCNNAGIATFGAVAELDAAYERAQVELNAVAVHDLTLAVLPQMVERNSGAILMVGSAAGNMPIPNNATYAATKAFVNTFSESLRGELKGTGVHVTLLAPGPVRTEEPDPAEASIVDKLVPDFLWISSEHTAKVSLDALAANRMRIVPGVISKAMSAAGQFSPRSISAPVAGAFYKKLGGN from the coding sequence GTGACTCTGCCGAATCCCCATCCCGATGCCCGTGCCGTCGTCACCGGAGCGTCCTCCGGCATCGGTGAGGCCCTCGCTACCGAACTCGCCGCCCGCGGCCACTCACTGATCCTGGTCGCCCGCCGCGGAGAGGTCATGGAGGCCCTCGCCGAGACTCTGCGCGCGAAGCACGGCGTGACCGTCGAGGTGCGCGCATGCGATCTGTCCGACCGCGACGCGCGGATACCGCTCGTCGACGAACTCGGACGCCGTCGCATCAGCATCCTGTGCAACAACGCCGGCATCGCGACCTTCGGTGCGGTCGCCGAACTCGACGCGGCCTACGAGCGGGCACAGGTCGAACTCAACGCCGTCGCTGTGCACGACCTCACCCTCGCGGTGCTGCCGCAGATGGTCGAGCGGAACTCCGGCGCGATCCTGATGGTCGGTTCGGCCGCCGGCAACATGCCGATCCCGAACAACGCCACCTACGCCGCCACGAAGGCATTCGTGAACACCTTCTCCGAGTCGCTGCGCGGCGAACTCAAGGGCACCGGCGTGCACGTCACGCTGCTCGCCCCCGGTCCGGTACGCACCGAGGAGCCCGACCCGGCCGAGGCGTCGATCGTCGACAAGCTGGTCCCCGACTTCCTGTGGATCTCGAGCGAGCACACCGCGAAGGTGTCGCTCGACGCGCTCGCCGCGAACCGGATGCGCATCGTGCCCGGCGTGATCAGCAAGGCCATGTCGGCCGCCGGTCAGTTCTCGCCGCGCTCGATCTCGGCTCCGGTCGCCGGCGCGTTCTACAAGAAGCTCGGCGGCAACTGA
- a CDS encoding dipeptidase, with protein MDSVDTDATQRIRERIRGAMPAARDDLARLVAYRSVADPRQFPREECVGAANWVRDAFAEAGIENVETIETSDGSLAVLGHTPAPEGAPTVLLYSHYDVQPPGEESLWHSEPFTLTERGGRWYGRGAADCKGNVVMHLLALRALREDGPLPVGVRIVIEGSEEMGGAGLDHLVAERPELFDADLIVIGDSGNTEVGRPTLTTTLRGIANVDVHLETLKGEVHSGMYGGAAPDALAALVHLLGTLRDDHGNTVVDGLDCTATWDGVPYPEDRFRADAGVLEGVSLPTSGTVADAVWARPALTVLGIDAPPVVGSAAAVVPRASARLNLRVPPGIDARTAQDALVAHLEAHVPWGAHLRIDRDVLGEPFRAATDGPGYAALRAALGTAYGREVGTAGQGGSIPLCTALQRAVPRAEIALIGVEEPRCVIHAPNESVDPTEIENLAVAEALLLTSLATG; from the coding sequence ATGGACAGCGTGGACACCGACGCGACGCAGCGCATCCGGGAGCGGATCCGAGGCGCGATGCCGGCCGCGCGGGACGACCTCGCCCGGCTCGTCGCATACCGCTCCGTCGCAGACCCGCGCCAGTTCCCGAGGGAGGAATGCGTCGGCGCGGCGAACTGGGTGCGAGATGCCTTCGCCGAGGCAGGAATCGAGAACGTCGAGACGATCGAGACCTCCGACGGCTCGCTCGCCGTGCTCGGCCACACGCCCGCACCCGAGGGCGCCCCGACCGTGCTGCTCTACAGCCACTACGACGTTCAGCCACCCGGCGAAGAATCGCTCTGGCACAGCGAGCCCTTCACCCTCACCGAACGGGGCGGTCGCTGGTACGGCCGCGGTGCCGCCGACTGCAAGGGCAACGTCGTCATGCACCTGCTCGCACTGCGGGCGCTACGCGAGGACGGCCCGCTGCCCGTCGGTGTCCGCATCGTCATCGAGGGCTCGGAGGAGATGGGCGGGGCCGGACTCGACCACCTCGTCGCCGAGCGACCCGAGTTGTTCGACGCCGACCTCATCGTGATCGGCGACAGCGGCAACACCGAGGTCGGCCGGCCCACCCTCACCACCACGCTGCGGGGCATCGCGAACGTCGACGTGCATCTCGAGACGTTGAAAGGCGAGGTCCATTCCGGAATGTACGGGGGAGCGGCCCCCGACGCGCTGGCCGCACTCGTCCATCTGCTCGGCACCCTGCGCGACGACCACGGCAACACCGTCGTCGACGGACTCGACTGCACCGCCACCTGGGACGGTGTCCCGTACCCCGAGGACCGTTTCCGCGCCGACGCGGGCGTGCTCGAGGGCGTCTCGCTGCCCACCTCCGGCACCGTCGCCGACGCGGTCTGGGCGCGACCGGCACTGACCGTCCTCGGGATCGACGCCCCGCCCGTCGTCGGATCGGCCGCGGCGGTCGTGCCGCGGGCGTCCGCGCGCCTGAACCTGCGCGTGCCGCCCGGCATCGACGCCCGCACCGCACAGGACGCACTCGTCGCGCACCTCGAGGCGCACGTGCCGTGGGGAGCGCACCTGCGCATCGACCGCGACGTCCTCGGCGAACCTTTCCGTGCGGCGACGGACGGGCCCGGTTACGCGGCGCTGCGAGCCGCGCTCGGGACCGCCTACGGCCGGGAGGTCGGGACCGCCGGACAGGGCGGCTCGATCCCGCTGTGCACCGCACTGCAACGCGCGGTGCCGCGGGCCGAGATCGCCCTGATCGGCGTCGAGGAACCGCGGTGCGTCATCCACGCGCCGAACGAGAGCGTCGACCCCACCGAGATCGAGAATCTCGCGGTGGCCGAAGCGCTGTTGCTGACCTCACTGGCGACGGGGTAG
- the orn gene encoding oligoribonuclease — MQDKLVWIDCEMTGLRLGSDKLIEIAALVTDSDLNVLGEGVDIVIHADDDALADMPEVVQQMHERSGLTEEVRRSTVSLAEAEKQVLAYIREHVSEAGTAPLAGNSIATDRAFITRDMPELDNYLHYRMVDVSSIKELCRRWYPRIYFGQPEKGLSHRALADIKESIRELRYYRRTAFVAPPGPTPADLAAVVKDLGPA; from the coding sequence GTGCAGGACAAACTCGTATGGATCGACTGTGAGATGACCGGGCTGCGTCTCGGCAGCGACAAATTGATCGAGATCGCAGCTCTGGTCACCGACAGTGATCTCAACGTGCTCGGCGAGGGCGTGGACATCGTCATCCACGCGGATGACGACGCCCTCGCCGACATGCCGGAGGTCGTGCAGCAGATGCACGAACGGTCCGGGCTCACCGAAGAGGTGCGGCGCTCGACGGTCAGCCTCGCCGAGGCCGAGAAGCAGGTCCTCGCGTACATCCGCGAGCACGTCTCCGAGGCCGGCACGGCTCCGCTGGCGGGCAACTCCATCGCGACCGACCGCGCGTTCATCACCCGCGACATGCCCGAGCTCGACAACTACCTGCACTACCGCATGGTGGATGTCAGCTCGATCAAGGAACTGTGCCGGCGCTGGTATCCGCGCATCTACTTCGGCCAGCCGGAGAAGGGACTGTCGCACCGGGCGCTCGCCGACATCAAGGAGTCGATCCGCGAACTGCGCTACTACCGGCGCACGGCCTTCGTGGCGCCTCCCGGCCCCACGCCGGCCGACCTCGCAGCCGTCGTGAAGGACTTGGGGCCGGCCTGA
- a CDS encoding flavin-containing monooxygenase, whose amino-acid sequence MTPKIAILGAGPSGLAQLRAFEAARKAGLEQIPDIVCYEKQPDWGGMWNYTWRTGLDENGEPVHASMYRYLWSNGPKECLEFADYSFEEHFGRPIPSYPPRAVLLDYIMGRVEKSDVRKYIRFNTAVRWVDWSNETQKFTVTVMDHSRGVLESDEFDYVVVATGHFSTPNVPHFEGLDRFPGRVLHAHDFRDAREFTGKRLLLVGSSYSAEDIGTQCVKYGAEQVTFSYRTAPMGHDWPEQFSEVPLLTHVDGKVAHFQDGSTREVDAIVLCTGYKHHYPFLPDELSLRTNNRLYPRDIYKGIFFQRNPRLMYLGAQDQYFTFNMFDAQAWYARDVMLGRVDLPDVDTREKDIDLWRAREEKLSSPVEDIDFQAAYIRDLVDRTDYPEFHVERQGEVFKQWKKDKKSDIMGYRNKSYASTLTGTLAPPLPAPWMEILDDSPETFLGQDFTRNGSVQRGTAVQNGTGLQNGTGEGRTIGRHRAPAARRPVRPAASRTVPVKA is encoded by the coding sequence TTGACGCCCAAGATCGCCATTCTCGGAGCAGGTCCCAGTGGACTCGCGCAGCTGCGCGCATTCGAAGCAGCCCGAAAGGCCGGTCTGGAGCAGATCCCCGACATCGTCTGCTACGAGAAGCAGCCCGACTGGGGCGGAATGTGGAACTACACCTGGCGCACGGGACTCGACGAGAACGGTGAGCCCGTCCACGCGAGCATGTACCGCTACCTGTGGTCCAACGGCCCCAAGGAGTGCCTCGAGTTCGCCGACTACTCCTTCGAGGAGCACTTCGGCCGCCCGATCCCGTCGTACCCTCCGCGCGCTGTCCTCCTCGACTACATCATGGGCCGTGTCGAGAAGAGCGACGTGCGCAAGTACATCCGGTTCAACACCGCAGTGCGGTGGGTCGACTGGTCGAACGAGACGCAGAAGTTCACCGTGACGGTGATGGATCACAGCCGCGGCGTGCTCGAATCCGACGAATTCGACTACGTCGTCGTCGCGACCGGCCACTTCTCCACCCCGAACGTTCCCCATTTCGAGGGTCTCGACCGGTTCCCGGGACGCGTACTGCACGCCCACGACTTCCGCGATGCCCGCGAGTTCACCGGCAAGCGCCTGCTCCTCGTGGGCAGCAGCTACTCGGCCGAGGACATCGGCACCCAGTGCGTCAAGTACGGCGCCGAACAGGTCACCTTCAGCTATCGCACGGCACCCATGGGCCACGACTGGCCCGAGCAGTTCTCCGAGGTGCCTTTGCTCACCCACGTCGACGGCAAGGTCGCCCACTTCCAGGACGGCAGCACACGCGAGGTCGATGCCATCGTGTTGTGCACGGGCTACAAGCACCACTACCCGTTCCTGCCCGACGAACTGTCGCTGCGCACCAACAACCGGCTGTACCCGCGCGACATCTACAAGGGCATCTTCTTCCAGCGCAACCCTCGGCTGATGTACCTCGGCGCGCAAGACCAGTACTTCACGTTCAACATGTTCGACGCGCAGGCCTGGTACGCCCGCGACGTCATGCTCGGCCGCGTCGACCTGCCCGACGTCGACACCCGCGAGAAGGACATCGACCTGTGGCGGGCACGCGAGGAGAAGCTGTCGTCGCCGGTGGAGGACATCGACTTCCAGGCCGCCTACATCCGCGATCTCGTCGACCGCACCGACTACCCCGAGTTCCATGTCGAACGCCAGGGCGAGGTGTTCAAGCAGTGGAAGAAGGACAAGAAGAGCGACATCATGGGGTACCGCAACAAGAGCTACGCCTCGACGCTGACCGGCACCCTCGCTCCGCCGCTGCCGGCGCCGTGGATGGAGATCCTGGACGATTCCCCCGAGACCTTCCTGGGTCAGGATTTCACCCGCAACGGTTCGGTGCAGCGCGGGACGGCAGTACAGAACGGGACCGGCCTGCAGAACGGGACCGGTGAAGGCCGGACGATCGGCCGGCACCGTGCCCCGGCCGCGCGTCGCCCGGTCCGCCCGGCCGCATCACGCACCGTCCCCGTCAAGGCGTGA